One segment of Pangasianodon hypophthalmus isolate fPanHyp1 chromosome 10, fPanHyp1.pri, whole genome shotgun sequence DNA contains the following:
- the LOC113545129 gene encoding cytosolic phospholipase A2 zeta-like → MKREVAPCWDLSVTVLRAKCSHSHDYFSQSDLYVTLCMPTASVHTVSTKSIPNCNAPEWNETFHFRVNSHVKNILELNVYDEDLRQDDLCTRLFFDICTLTPGKKETKVFITDENKKDELWVDFEITECPEASREYLSNGVLVAAPLSIVEVKIDKLPPEVQQNMLLKLRGAYIEDQVISISKKSSLMQTLRYYINKDLETKIELQADGKEASPASSPASPLSPSSTSEFTFSFPAVKETVNLQVNTVESTEEDMKVRLDFDIPAEEKAFLAKRKEVVSRALQKILNLKSPLDPSKVPTVAVVCSGGGSRAMTSTYGFLRGLQRLGLLDAISYITSLSGSTWANAYLYNDPLWSKKDLDEAIVSVKKELSKSTKSLFGPSRLKYYYSELRQKQKEGHPVSPIDMWGLMIENAIYGKKHTATLSDQQEAVSEGQNPLPIYTAVNMKKDTGGFLVAEWCEFTPFEVGFPKYGGFVPTEYFGSEYYLGHLVKKLPETRVSFLLGMWSSVFSANLMQLWKHVTGAVPSWTSWLGEDVCSIETDDKQSTLDTLCLGSKASTLSNFLHGRPIIYKVYNFLRGFFLHNMYSESSTFNTSKETHPDVFPNNLTPTDPTLGMVDAGFDINAAFPPVLRPHRHVDIILSLSCSWTTDYLKILKETQEYCAARQLPFPNIDSSKFDDKPPREVYVFEDEENPDAPIVIYFPLVNISFKEYKAPGVKRQGKEELKAGDVDVSTGSSPYVTSNLTYASEDFQKLVELTCYNVSNNKESIVCALEKALYRKGLAKKASNEEN, encoded by the exons ATGAAG AGGGAAGTGGCACCATGTTGGGACCTCTCGGTCACAGTACTGCGAGCGAAGTGCAGCCATTCACATGACTACT TTTCTCAGTCTGACCTCTATGTGACCTTGTGTATGCCCACGGCCTCGGTCCATACCGTGAGCACTAAGAGCATTCCTAACTGCAACGCACCTGAGTGGAACGAGACCTTCCACTTCCGTGTGAACAGCCATGTCAAG AATATTCTGGAGCTGAACGTATATGATGAAGACCTTAGGCAAGACGACCTCTGCACTAGGCTCTTCTTCGATATCTGCACCCTCACACCGGGCAAGAAGGAGACCAAGGTCTTCATCACTGATGAAAAT AAAAAGGATGAGCTGTGGGTGGATTTCGAGATCACAGAGTG CCCTGAAGCATCTCGAGAATATCTCTCCAATGGAGTTCTTGTG GCAGCGCCGCTATCCATTGTGGAAGTGAAGATAGATAAACTACCGCCTGAGG TGCAacagaacatgctgttaaagTTACGAGGGGCGTATATTGAAGATCAAGTCATCTCAATCTCCAAGAAAAGCAGCCTCATGCAGACTCTTCGCTACTACATCAACAAAGATCTGGAGACCAAGATTGAACTTCAGGCg GATGGGAAGGAAGCAAGTCCAGCTTCGTCCCCTGCATCCCCGTTGTCCCCTTCATCCACATCAGAGTTCACATTCTCTTTTCCTGCAGTAAAG GAAACTGTAAATTTGCAGGTGAACACAGTAGAGAG caCTGAGGAGGACATGAAGGTACGTCTGGATTTTGACATACCTGCAGAGGAGAAGGCTTTTCTGGCAAAGAGGAAAGAGGTGGTGTCTCGTGCGCTGCAGAAAATACTCAACCTCAAATCTCCCCTGGATCCGAGTAAG GTGCCAACAGTGGCTGTGGTGTGTTCAGGAGGCGGCTCGAGGGCCATGACGAGCACATACGGCTTTCTGAGAGGACTGCAGCGTCTCGGCTTGCTGGATGCCATCAGCTACATCACCTCTTTGTCTGGCTCCACCTG GGCTAATGCGTATCTCTACAATGACCCACTTTGGTCAAAGAAAGACCTGGATGAGGCAATTGTATCTGTGAAGAAGGAACTCTCTAAGAGTACCAAAAGTCTGTTTGGTCCCAGTCGGCTGAAATATTACTATTCTGAGCTGCGGCAGAAACAGAAGGAAGGTCACCCTGTCTCTCCGATCGACATGTGGGGGCTTATGATAGAAAATGCCATTTATGGAAAG AAACACACGGCTACACTGTCTGACCAGCAGGAGGCAGTCTCCGAGGGCCAGAACCCTCTCCCAATCTACACAGCTGTCAACATGAAGAAGGACACTGGCGGCTTCTTGGTGGCTG AGTGGTGTGAGTTTACTCCATTTGAGGTGGGATTCCCCAAATATGGAGGATTTGTGCCTACAGAATATTTTGGGAGCGAGTACTACCTTGGTCATCTGGTTAAGAAACTACCAGAGACACGGGTCTCCTTCCTTTTGG GCATGTGGAGCAGTGTCTTCTCTGCTAACCTGATGCAGCTCTGGAAACATGTCACTGGGGCGGTGCCGTCCTGGACTTCATGGTTGGGGGAGGATGTGTGTAGCATTG AGACAGATGATAAACAGTCAACGTTGGACACCTTGTGTCTCGGTTCAAAGGCTTCGACACTGAGCAACTTCCTGCATGGTCGTCCCATCATCTACAAAGTGTACAACTTCCTGCGAGGCTTCTTCCTGCACAACATGTACAGTGAAAGCTCCACCTTCAACACCTCTAAAG AGACACACCCGGATGTGTTTCCAAACAATCTGACCCCCACGGACCCCACCCTTGGCATGGTAGATGCTGGATTTGACATTAACGCCGCCTTCCCTCCTGTGCTGCGGCCACACCGTCACGTCGACATCATTCTGTCACTCAGCTGCTCCTGGACTACGGACTATCTAAAG ATCCTTAAGGAGACTCAGGAGTACTGTGCCGCCCGCCAACTGCCTTTCCCAAACATAGACTCCAGCAAGTTTGATGATAAGCCCCCAAGAGAAGTGTATGTGTTTGAGGATGAGGAGAATCCCGACGCTCCCATAGTGATCTACTTCCCGCTGGTCAACATCTCCTTCAAAGAGTATAAAGCACCTG GAGTGAAGAGACAGGGAAAGGAGGAGTTAAAGGCCGGAGATGTTGATGTGAGCACTGGATCCTCTCCATACGTCACATCAAATCTCACATATGCGTCGGAAGACTTCCAGAAATTGGTGGAACTCACTTGCTATAATGTCTCCAACAACAAGGAGAGCATTGTGTGCGCTCTAGAGAAAGCTCTGTACAGAAAAGGGCTTGCTAAGAAAGCTTCTAATGAAGAAAACTAA